CGAACGACCGGATCGCGCACCTGGTGATGGACCCGCTGACCGCGCTGACCCGCGGGAACAACTCGGACTTCTACATCCACGACGTCTACGTCGACACCGCGACGAGCCTGCCGACGCGCGTCGTCTACACCGGCCCGACGACCTTCTTCAGCACCGACTACAGCGTGATCGACGGGCATTGGCTCGTCACGCACGCGACGTACACGCACACCTTCTACGGCCCGCTGAAGATCGGCCGCGTCACCGCGACCGCCGACGCGACCAACAGCGGCTTCAGCTTTCCGCTCACGCCGAGCGACCCGAAGCTCGCGCAGTAGCCGCGCGCCGGCCGCTTCGAAAGCGAAAGAGCGCCCGCAGTGGTGCGGACGCTCTTGGAATCTGGCGGAGAGGGTGAGATTCGAACTCACGGTACGCTATCAACGTACGCCCGCTTTCGAGGCGGGTGCCTTCAACCACTCGACCACCTCTCCGTGGTCATTGCCGCTTCTTCGCAAAGAACTCGCGAAGCTGGGCGGCCGTTTCGCCCGCGAGCACTCCGCCGATCACGTCGACGCGGTGGTTCACGGCGGCCGATCCGAGTATATCGATGACCGACCCCGCCGCCCCTCCCTTCGGATCGCGGCAGCCGAAGACCAGGCGCTCGACGCGCGCAGCCGCCGCCGCGCCGGCGCACATCGGGCACGGCTCCTTGGTGACGTAGAGCGAACCGCCGATCCGCCAGCGGCCGAGCGCCTCCGCGGCCGCGCGCAGCGCGAGCATCTCGGCGTGCGCGGTCGGATCGGGCCGGTGCTCCTTCTCGTTGCGCGCCTCGAAGACGCGCCCGTCGACCACGAGCACGGCGCCGATCGGCACGTCGCCGGCCGCCGCGGCTTCGGCGGCGAGCTCGATCGCGCGGCGCAGGAACCGCTCGTCGTCCGGCGCCGGCTCGAAAGGAATGCGCTCCCGGCCCGGCTCGAACGGGCAACCTTCGCCTTCGGAGGGCGACACTCTATCCAATTGAGCTACGGGAGCACGGCTCGAGGCCGGCTTTGCCGGCCCGAAGCCTAGGCATGACCCGCGTACGACGCGGGTCAGCCAGTTTGGCCTGGCCGGCGATGGCGAGACGTTCTCCGGCTATTTAGCGGCCCCGGTCCTCGGTCGTTGCGGGGCCGGACCCGGTCGTCGGCATGTGCTTGAAGAGGTCGAGCTTGTGGTCGACGAGCCCGCGGTAGAACTTGCGAACGCAATCCGGGTGGCCGAAGAAGTACGTCCGCGCGTACGCCAGGTCGTCCCCCGAGCTGTCCGGCACGTAGTGGCTGATTTCGATCTCTTCCATCTGCGCCCGGTCGACCGGGTGCGGGCAGAAATCGCAGGGGATCGTCGACATGTCTGAACCTCGGGAAAACTGACTCGGGTAGGATTTGAACCTACGACCTAGGGCTTATGAGTCCCCCGCTCTACCGCTGAGCTACCGAGCCGTTTGTGCGTCCGACGTGCGGCCGAGCGCGCCGCGGGACGAACCGCACGTCGATTATCCAGAACCCGTCAAGAACCTCCACGGCTGCACCCGCCAGGCAGGGCCTGCCGGCAAGATACGGCTAAGTCGGCGCCATGCTTCACCGCGTGCTTCACACTGCGGCGGCCGCCGCGTTCGCCTCGCTTTGCTTCCCGCTCGCAACGGTCCCGGCCGGGGCCGCCGACGACGACGGCGCGGCCCTGCTCGCCAAGCACGCCGCGTACGTAGGCTGGCACGAGGGCGACGGCGTGGTCAAGACGCTGCGCGAAACCGGCGAGATCAGGCGCGAGGGCAAAACACGCGGAATGCTGACGTCGCTGCGCTTTGGCATCGCGCACCGCAACACGAGCGTCACGGCCGACGGCGCGCACTCGGACGAAGGCTTCACCGGCAGCGTCTCGTGGCATTCAAACGAGAACGGCTTCACCGTGCGGGCGATCGGCGAGGTCGTGCGCGCGCTCTACGACGTCGACGCGCTGTTCGGCGAGACCACGGCGAGCGGAGCGTTCACCGGCGCGGCCCGCGGAACGCAGAAGGTAGACGGGACCGATTGCACGATCGTGCGGCTCACCTCGCAAGTCGGCTTTCCGATCGACGTGTACGTCGACCCGGCGAGCGGCGCGTACCGCCGCGCCGTGATCGATCCCGACGGCAAGTACGAAGAGTCGTTCGACGGCCTCGACTACACCGCCGTCGAAGGAAAGCGGTTCTTGTCGGCGTGGCACTACGGCAGCTCGAAGACGCGCTACGCATACACGAAGATCGAACCGAACGCGGCGATCGAGCCGGATGCGCTGCGACCGCCGAAGCAGACCGCGACCTGGAGCTTCGGCGACCAGCCCGCAGCGATCGAGTACGTCGACCAGCCGGCGCCGCGCATCTACGTGGACTTGGTCGTGAACGGGGTGAAGGGAAAGTTCATCCTCGATACCGGTGCCGAGGGAACGGCGGTGGTCGACTCGTTCGCGCGCCGCGTCGGCGCAAAGCGCTTCGGCGAGCTGTCCGTCGGCGGAATCGGCCCCGGCGCGGTCACGGCGAATCTGTTCCGCGTCGACACCGTCGCCGTCGGCGGCTCGACGCTCCACGACCTCATCATCTCGAGCGGCCTCGACGAAGAGCTCTTCGCTCACGAGGGTGTGGTCGGGCTGATCGGCTTCGACCTGCTGGCCGGAGCGGTCGCCGACCTAAGCCTCGATGCGAAGACGCTGCGGCTGATGGATCCGGCGAAGGTCGCTCCCGACGAGCGCGCCGGGATCGTCGTTCACGTCGACCTCTCCGACGGTCACATTCGCACGCCGATGCGAGTCAACGACAAGGTCGACGTCATCGCGACGCTCGACAGCGGCAACCCCTCCGACGTCCTCGTCTCAACCGACTTCGTCAAGAAGAACCGGCTCGATTTCATGACGAAATAC
Above is a genomic segment from Candidatus Eremiobacterota bacterium containing:
- a CDS encoding tRNA-specific adenosine deaminase, encoding MPFEPAPDDERFLRRAIELAAEAAAAGDVPIGAVLVVDGRVFEARNEKEHRPDPTAHAEMLALRAAAEALGRWRIGGSLYVTKEPCPMCAGAAAAARVERLVFGCRDPKGGAAGSVIDILGSAAVNHRVDVIGGVLAGETAAQLREFFAKKRQ
- a CDS encoding aspartyl protease family protein, whose translation is MLHTAAAAAFASLCFPLATVPAGAADDDGAALLAKHAAYVGWHEGDGVVKTLRETGEIRREGKTRGMLTSLRFGIAHRNTSVTADGAHSDEGFTGSVSWHSNENGFTVRAIGEVVRALYDVDALFGETTASGAFTGAARGTQKVDGTDCTIVRLTSQVGFPIDVYVDPASGAYRRAVIDPDGKYEESFDGLDYTAVEGKRFLSAWHYGSSKTRYAYTKIEPNAAIEPDALRPPKQTATWSFGDQPAAIEYVDQPAPRIYVDLVVNGVKGKFILDTGAEGTAVVDSFARRVGAKRFGELSVGGIGPGAVTANLFRVDTVAVGGSTLHDLIISSGLDEELFAHEGVVGLIGFDLLAGAVADLSLDAKTLRLMDPAKVAPDERAGIVVHVDLSDGHIRTPMRVNDKVDVIATLDSGNPSDVLVSTDFVKKNRLDFMTKYYAVASGVGGSELQHCGKLSSLSLGPVRYPSPATCDSPSFAQNEILVGLDFMRAFNFVFDYSNGIVVMIPRKSY